The Solidesulfovibrio fructosivorans JJ] genome includes a window with the following:
- the amrB gene encoding AmmeMemoRadiSam system protein B, with protein MQYPRARHDLEFVPITHEGRSMILVRDRLGLVPYGTGVPAGLLPILALMDGQRSLADLEREITALQGGRPVTVEDIERVLAELDAGGLLDTPRYQAKKAEAAAAFAAQDTREPLFAGPAYPDNPELLVPYLDAILAGAPEASPGSGRILAVIAPHIDPEAGKAGYAAAYAPLRGLSPKRVVVLGVGHQILRGLYCLTDKAYGTPLGDIPADAAAVARLRRAGGACVDPGDLQHRDEHSVEFQAVFLRHVLAGDFSLVPVLCGSPRSVLPALSRSAFLDYAGPFLDALRGMAADPDTLFVAGVDFSHIGPKFGHDKPALELEQAAMAHDAALLAALAAGDPEAFWAESARVDDGYNVCGLASLATLAEIVPACALTVTCHDIMRESETASAVTFAAAALTVR; from the coding sequence ATGCAATATCCTCGTGCCCGGCACGACCTGGAATTCGTTCCCATCACCCACGAAGGCCGCTCCATGATCCTCGTGCGCGACCGGCTGGGGCTCGTGCCCTACGGCACGGGCGTGCCGGCCGGACTCCTGCCGATTCTCGCGCTCATGGACGGGCAGCGCTCGCTTGCCGACCTCGAACGGGAGATCACGGCGCTCCAAGGCGGCCGGCCGGTGACGGTCGAGGACATCGAGCGGGTGCTGGCCGAGCTCGACGCCGGCGGGCTCCTCGATACGCCCCGCTACCAGGCCAAAAAGGCCGAGGCCGCCGCCGCATTCGCGGCCCAGGATACCCGCGAGCCTCTTTTCGCCGGCCCGGCCTATCCCGACAACCCGGAACTGCTCGTTCCCTATCTCGACGCCATCCTGGCCGGCGCGCCGGAAGCTTCCCCCGGCAGCGGCCGCATCCTGGCCGTCATCGCCCCGCACATCGACCCCGAGGCGGGCAAGGCCGGCTATGCCGCCGCCTACGCCCCCCTGCGCGGGCTTTCCCCGAAGCGGGTGGTGGTGCTCGGCGTGGGGCATCAGATTTTGCGCGGCCTCTACTGCCTGACCGACAAGGCCTACGGCACGCCGCTCGGGGACATCCCGGCCGACGCGGCGGCGGTTGCCAGGCTGCGTCGGGCCGGCGGGGCCTGCGTCGATCCGGGCGACCTGCAGCACCGCGACGAGCATTCGGTGGAATTCCAGGCCGTCTTTTTGCGCCACGTGCTGGCCGGCGATTTCAGTCTGGTGCCGGTCCTGTGCGGTTCGCCGCGAAGCGTGCTGCCGGCGCTGTCCCGAAGCGCCTTCCTCGACTACGCCGGCCCGTTTCTCGACGCCTTGCGCGGGATGGCCGCCGATCCGGACACGCTTTTCGTCGCGGGCGTGGATTTTTCCCACATCGGCCCCAAGTTCGGTCACGACAAGCCGGCCTTGGAGCTGGAGCAGGCGGCCATGGCCCACGACGCGGCGCTTCTGGCCGCTTTGGCGGCCGGCGATCCCGAGGCCTTCTGGGCGGAATCGGCCCGGGTCGACGACGGCTACAACGTGTGCGGGCTCGCCTCCCTGGCCACCCTGGCCGAGATCGTGCCCGCCTGCGCCCTGACCGTCACCTGTCACGACATCATGCGCGAATCCGAAACCGCCTCGGCCGTGACCTTTGCCGCGGCCGCCCTGACCGTCCGGTGA
- a CDS encoding SPASM domain-containing protein, translated as MTAPIILDVLHMEASSRSRAETGYTIRAGHKKHWLEQDLPLSLFEKLLDAITAVAEVRFQGWGDPLANPDILAMLALAKKKGARAVLCTDAGRFTDAHANALVRDGIDAVVFPLAGLTEDTNFRRRGTSLFAVLAAMDRLRTIQAVHEVNLPEVIVRYSLTRSGLLGHELEELPRFLEGISVRSALVRPLSYATSQHTEFDVIVPEDQAAYDRVAEAMRLAATDAAGRGIRLDCRLVHGGVSRFRCPDTPGSSLFLAADGAVSPCPLRNVPLAGEATYRFHGQDVPFPHDVRGNLHTETLAAIWNEPDYREFRYKHDTDTPPEGCAGCWRSYLVPVK; from the coding sequence ATGACCGCCCCGATCATCCTCGATGTGCTGCACATGGAGGCCTCCTCCCGCAGCCGGGCCGAAACCGGCTACACCATCCGGGCCGGCCACAAGAAGCACTGGCTCGAGCAGGACCTGCCGTTGTCCCTGTTCGAGAAGCTGCTGGACGCCATCACGGCCGTGGCCGAGGTGCGTTTCCAGGGCTGGGGCGATCCCCTGGCCAACCCGGACATCCTGGCCATGCTGGCCCTGGCCAAAAAGAAGGGCGCGCGCGCCGTCCTATGCACCGACGCCGGCCGCTTCACCGACGCCCACGCCAACGCGCTCGTGCGCGACGGCATCGACGCCGTGGTCTTTCCCCTGGCCGGGCTGACCGAGGACACCAACTTCCGCCGGCGCGGCACCAGCCTTTTCGCGGTGCTCGCGGCCATGGACCGGCTGCGCACCATCCAGGCCGTGCACGAAGTCAACCTGCCGGAAGTGATCGTGCGCTACAGCCTGACCCGCTCGGGGCTGCTCGGCCATGAACTCGAGGAACTGCCGCGTTTTCTGGAGGGCATAAGCGTGCGTTCGGCCCTGGTGCGGCCGCTGTCCTACGCCACCAGCCAGCATACCGAGTTCGACGTCATCGTGCCCGAGGACCAGGCCGCCTACGACCGCGTGGCCGAGGCCATGCGCCTGGCCGCCACTGACGCCGCCGGACGCGGCATCCGCCTGGACTGCCGGCTCGTCCACGGCGGGGTTTCCCGCTTCCGCTGTCCGGATACGCCCGGAAGCAGCCTCTTTCTCGCCGCCGACGGGGCGGTGAGCCCCTGCCCGCTGCGAAACGTGCCGCTTGCCGGCGAGGCAACCTACCGCTTTCACGGCCAGGACGTCCCCTTTCCCCACGACGTGCGCGGCAACCTGCACACCGAAACCCTTGCCGCCATCTGGAACGAGCCCGACTACCGGGAATTCCGCTACAAGCACGATACCGATACGCCGCCCGAAGGCTGCGCCGGCTGCTGGCGCTCCTACCTCGTGCCGGTCAAATAA
- the tpx gene encoding thiol peroxidase produces the protein MSDRTGLITFLGNGLTLTGTPVGVGDAAPDFSVLTNELAPAKLGDFTEKGLILIAVPSLDTAVCDLEARKFNKEMESLTGKAKALVISMDLPFAQKRWAEAAGVKNIVTLSDHRDASFGTAYGLLIKELRLLSRAVLVVGPDRKVAYMELVPEVTNEPDYAAALAALGKVL, from the coding sequence ATGAGCGATCGTACCGGACTGATCACCTTTCTCGGCAATGGCCTCACCCTGACCGGAACCCCCGTGGGCGTCGGCGATGCGGCCCCGGATTTCAGCGTGCTGACCAACGAGCTGGCCCCGGCCAAGCTGGGGGATTTCACGGAAAAGGGGCTCATCCTCATCGCCGTGCCGTCCCTCGATACCGCCGTGTGCGACCTGGAAGCCCGCAAGTTCAATAAGGAAATGGAAAGCCTGACCGGCAAGGCCAAGGCGCTGGTCATCAGCATGGACCTGCCCTTTGCCCAGAAACGCTGGGCCGAGGCCGCCGGCGTGAAAAATATCGTGACCCTTTCCGACCACCGCGACGCCTCCTTCGGCACGGCCTACGGCCTGCTCATCAAGGAGCTGCGCCTGCTTTCCCGCGCCGTGCTGGTCGTCGGCCCGGACCGCAAGGTCGCCTACATGGAGCTTGTGCCCGAGGTGACCAACGAGCCCGACTACGCCGCCGCCCTTGCGGCCCTCGGGAAGGTCCTGTAG
- a CDS encoding YajG family lipoprotein, with translation MKQYVCAMSRRPRASALFAACFVLTAMLAGCAGQQATVRPTVVVEKEALGRGVAVAVKVVDARPSDEVGLCDPTSSFAGKLTTACNPAPAMRVAVEKGLRDKGFTPAPAGDSVVRKVTVELKELAYKPTRGGTHLAARAVASIVVTADNNGQTMTRRYKGETVWKLPAEGVEPEFDKLLSMTVSKALSHMASDYELINFLEKTVLRTRDLK, from the coding sequence ATGAAGCAGTATGTGTGTGCTATGAGCCGACGCCCCCGGGCGTCGGCCCTTTTTGCGGCCTGTTTCGTCCTGACGGCCATGCTGGCCGGTTGCGCCGGCCAACAAGCCACGGTCCGGCCCACGGTCGTCGTGGAAAAGGAAGCCCTGGGACGCGGCGTCGCAGTCGCGGTCAAGGTCGTGGACGCGAGGCCGAGCGACGAAGTGGGGCTTTGCGACCCCACGTCGTCCTTCGCCGGCAAGCTGACCACGGCCTGTAATCCGGCTCCGGCCATGCGCGTCGCCGTGGAAAAGGGCCTGCGCGACAAGGGGTTCACCCCGGCCCCGGCCGGGGATTCCGTGGTGCGAAAGGTCACCGTGGAGCTCAAGGAGCTGGCCTACAAGCCGACCAGGGGCGGGACGCATCTCGCCGCCAGGGCCGTGGCCTCCATCGTCGTGACCGCCGACAACAACGGCCAGACCATGACCCGCCGCTATAAGGGCGAAACCGTCTGGAAGCTGCCGGCGGAAGGCGTGGAGCCAGAGTTCGACAAGCTCCTCAGCATGACCGTGTCCAAGGCCCTTTCCCATATGGCCTCGGACTACGAGTTGATCAACTTTCTGGAAAAAACCGTCCTGCGTACGCGGGATCTCAAATGA
- the ychF gene encoding redox-regulated ATPase YchF: MALSVGIVGLPNVGKSTLFNALTKAQNAQAANYPFCTIEPNVAVVPVPDARLDALAALVNPAQIVPATVRFTDIAGLVAGASKGEGLGNKFLAHIRETEVIVHVARAFEDDDVVHVAGCVDPARDIDVIDTELILADIQVLENRLDRMVKQTKGSKDKELLDKVAAGKRLADHLMDGKPASTVEGADTLAMQALFDDIRPITAKRVIYCANVGEDDPNGESPLVAKVREIAAARGAEVVVVCARMEEELAGLADDERQEFLASYGLTESGLDRVARLAYHTLGLISFFTAGPKEVRAWTITAGEKAPAAAGQIHSDIERGFIRAEVIGYDDYIKHQSEAKCRAAGVLRQEGKDYVMADGDVVHFLFNV; this comes from the coding sequence ATGGCCCTTTCCGTCGGCATCGTGGGTCTGCCGAACGTCGGCAAATCCACCCTCTTCAACGCCCTCACCAAGGCCCAGAACGCCCAGGCCGCCAACTACCCCTTCTGTACCATCGAGCCCAACGTCGCCGTCGTGCCCGTCCCGGACGCGCGCCTCGACGCCCTGGCCGCCCTGGTCAACCCGGCCCAGATCGTGCCCGCCACCGTCCGCTTCACCGACATCGCCGGACTTGTGGCCGGGGCCAGCAAGGGGGAAGGGCTCGGCAACAAATTTCTCGCCCATATCCGCGAAACCGAAGTTATCGTCCACGTCGCCCGCGCCTTCGAGGACGACGACGTGGTCCACGTGGCCGGTTGCGTGGACCCGGCCCGCGACATCGACGTCATCGACACCGAACTCATCCTGGCCGATATCCAGGTCCTCGAAAACAGGCTCGACCGCATGGTCAAACAGACCAAGGGCAGCAAGGATAAGGAGCTGCTCGACAAGGTCGCCGCCGGCAAACGCCTCGCCGACCACCTCATGGACGGCAAGCCCGCGTCCACCGTGGAAGGGGCCGATACCCTGGCCATGCAGGCGCTCTTTGACGACATCCGGCCCATTACCGCCAAACGCGTCATCTACTGCGCTAACGTGGGCGAGGACGACCCGAACGGCGAATCGCCGCTGGTCGCCAAGGTGCGCGAAATCGCCGCCGCCCGCGGCGCGGAAGTCGTCGTGGTCTGCGCCCGCATGGAAGAGGAACTGGCCGGGCTGGCCGATGACGAACGCCAGGAATTCCTTGCCTCCTACGGCCTGACCGAATCCGGCCTCGATCGGGTGGCGCGTCTGGCCTACCATACCCTCGGGCTCATCAGCTTTTTCACCGCCGGTCCCAAGGAAGTCCGCGCCTGGACCATCACCGCCGGCGAAAAGGCCCCCGCCGCCGCCGGCCAGATCCACTCCGATATCGAACGCGGCTTCATCCGCGCCGAAGTCATCGGCTATGACGACTACATCAAGCACCAGTCCGAAGCGAAATGCCGCGCCGCCGGCGTCCTGCGCCAGGAAGGCAAGGACTACGTCATGGCCGACGGCGACGTCGTGCACTTTCTGTTCAACGTTTAG
- a CDS encoding YceI family protein, which produces MKTIPGLLWALAALLLAAGPAMAQSESPKPYAPVIDGKTLDPPHTSVTFTIRHIVAPVAGRFDQKAGTIDIPAQNPAQGHVAFTVKTASVDTGVAARDKHLSTPEFLDSAAYPEMRFTSERISPAGKGIYKVTGKLTIKDVTRQVVIPLHSLGSKPNPMMPCVDASGYEAHVSLNRLDYHVGTGKYSKMGAIGDTVDIHLAGETLAPRPGCVKPAQQ; this is translated from the coding sequence ATGAAAACCATTCCCGGACTGCTTTGGGCCCTGGCCGCCCTGCTCCTCGCCGCCGGCCCCGCCATGGCCCAAAGCGAATCGCCCAAACCCTACGCCCCCGTCATCGACGGCAAGACCCTGGACCCGCCCCATACCTCCGTCACCTTCACCATCCGCCATATCGTAGCCCCGGTCGCCGGCCGCTTCGACCAGAAAGCCGGCACCATCGACATCCCGGCCCAGAACCCGGCCCAAGGCCACGTCGCCTTCACCGTCAAAACCGCCAGCGTCGATACCGGCGTCGCCGCCCGGGACAAGCACCTAAGCACCCCGGAATTCCTGGACAGCGCCGCCTACCCGGAAATGCGCTTTACAAGCGAACGCATCAGCCCGGCCGGCAAAGGCATCTATAAGGTTACCGGCAAGCTCACCATCAAGGACGTCACCAGACAGGTCGTCATCCCGCTCCACTCCCTCGGCTCCAAACCCAACCCCATGATGCCCTGCGTCGACGCCTCAGGCTACGAAGCCCACGTCAGCCTCAACCGCCTGGACTACCACGTCGGCACCGGCAAATACTCCAAGATGGGAGCGATCGGCGATACCGTGGACATCCACCTCGCCGGCGAGACCCTCGCCCCGCGCCCGGGCTGCGTGAAGCCGGCGCAGCAGTAA
- a CDS encoding nitroreductase family protein yields MDFQDVMRSRRAVNFFDPDRDVPPEDLDKILETATRAPSGFNLQPWKVAVLREPAQKAKLRALAWDQPKVTEAPVILMFLADTEAWKTYSPSFERQFSYLVETGQRKPEDREAFAKAVASLYGETPEKSLAFAVKNTAFFAMTVMYAAADLGYATHPMDGFDHDGVRGAFSIPDTFWIPLLMAVGHLKPGTAVAPPKWRFDVDDITYTLPD; encoded by the coding sequence ATGGATTTTCAAGACGTCATGCGGTCCCGCCGGGCCGTCAACTTCTTCGACCCCGACCGGGACGTGCCCCCGGAAGACCTGGACAAGATCCTCGAAACCGCCACCCGCGCGCCCTCCGGCTTCAACCTCCAGCCCTGGAAGGTGGCCGTGCTGCGCGAGCCGGCCCAGAAAGCCAAACTGCGCGCCCTGGCCTGGGACCAGCCCAAGGTCACCGAAGCGCCCGTCATTCTCATGTTCCTGGCCGATACCGAGGCCTGGAAAACCTACTCCCCTTCCTTCGAACGCCAGTTCTCCTACCTCGTCGAAACCGGGCAGCGCAAACCGGAAGACCGCGAGGCCTTCGCCAAGGCCGTCGCCAGCCTCTACGGCGAAACCCCGGAGAAATCCCTGGCCTTCGCCGTCAAAAACACCGCCTTTTTCGCCATGACCGTCATGTACGCCGCCGCCGACCTCGGCTACGCCACCCACCCCATGGACGGCTTCGACCACGACGGCGTGCGGGGGGCCTTCTCCATCCCGGACACCTTCTGGATTCCCCTGCTTATGGCCGTGGGACACCTGAAGCCCGGCACCGCCGTCGCCCCGCCCAAATGGCGCTTCGATGTCGACGACATCACCTACACGCTCCCCGACTAA
- a CDS encoding RidA family protein, whose translation MLIERKNYPGLPQPVGPYVHAVKYGGLLFLSGITAFGTPGIGQGIAGQAEAIFSQIAAIAAQEGSSLQNLLKVTIFIREADDLEGLRQVLDSVYGAAKPASSLVVVKSLFAPEIDVEVEATLAVG comes from the coding sequence ATGCTGATCGAACGGAAAAACTACCCAGGTCTACCCCAACCCGTCGGACCGTATGTCCATGCCGTCAAATATGGCGGCCTGCTTTTCCTTTCAGGGATCACAGCCTTTGGCACGCCCGGAATCGGGCAGGGCATCGCCGGTCAGGCCGAAGCCATTTTCAGCCAGATCGCCGCCATTGCCGCCCAAGAGGGGAGCAGCCTGCAAAACCTGCTGAAGGTCACGATCTTTATCCGTGAAGCGGACGACCTGGAGGGACTGCGACAAGTTCTGGACAGTGTCTATGGCGCGGCCAAGCCCGCCAGTTCGCTGGTCGTGGTCAAAAGCCTGTTCGCGCCGGAAATCGATGTCGAGGTCGAGGCGACCCTGGCCGTCGGATAA
- a CDS encoding aconitate hydratase produces MALNLTQKIIKDHLVSGEMTPGSEIALRIDQTLTQDATGTMAYLQFEAIGLPRVRTELSVSYVDHNTLQMGFRNPDDHAYLRTVAAKYGIIFSPPGTGICHQLHLENFAKPGKTLVGSDSHTPTAGGVGAMAMGAGGLSVALAMAGEAYVIAMPKVVKVNLTGKLTGWATAKDVILKLLGMLTVKGGVGKVIEYAGPGVATLSVPERAVITNMGAELGATTSIFPSDEATKAFLTAMGRPEDFTPLAADPDATYDEVVEIDLSALTPMAAAPHMPDRAITIAELAGMKVDQACIGSCTNSSYADLMAVADILEGKRIDPATDLLIAPGSKQVLKMLAAKGRIDPLLDAGARILECACGPCIGMGGSPVSGGVSARTFNRNFEGRSGTQDAKVYLVSPQTAAVTALRGEFSDPATWGEAPAKATLPEGAPNIRHLFLYPKESGEDVEIRRGPNIAPLPPFTPLPDRIEAKVALKVGDDITTDHILPAGAQITALRSNIPAISEYIFSRVDAEFVPRIKKLGKGIILGGENYGQGSSREHAALGPRYLGVAAVVAKSMARIHRANLVNFGILPLLLVNASDYDRIPAGADISIDTKTIAPGAVSSITVEGVGPVAVTNDLTAKELETIRAGGLLNSVRQSRA; encoded by the coding sequence ATGGCGCTCAATCTGACCCAGAAGATCATCAAGGATCACCTTGTTTCCGGCGAAATGACCCCCGGGTCAGAAATCGCCCTGCGCATCGATCAGACGTTGACCCAGGATGCCACCGGCACCATGGCCTACCTCCAGTTCGAGGCCATCGGGCTGCCGCGCGTGCGCACCGAGCTTTCCGTCAGCTACGTGGACCACAACACGCTCCAGATGGGTTTCCGCAACCCCGACGACCATGCCTATCTGCGCACCGTGGCCGCCAAGTACGGCATCATCTTCTCGCCTCCGGGCACGGGCATCTGCCACCAGCTGCATCTGGAAAATTTCGCCAAGCCGGGCAAGACACTGGTCGGTTCCGATTCCCACACCCCCACGGCCGGCGGCGTCGGCGCCATGGCCATGGGCGCGGGCGGCTTGTCGGTGGCCCTGGCCATGGCCGGGGAAGCGTACGTCATCGCCATGCCCAAGGTGGTCAAGGTCAACCTGACGGGCAAGCTCACGGGCTGGGCCACGGCCAAGGACGTGATCCTGAAGCTGCTCGGCATGCTCACGGTCAAGGGCGGCGTCGGCAAGGTGATCGAATATGCCGGGCCGGGTGTGGCTACCTTGTCCGTGCCCGAGCGGGCGGTCATCACCAACATGGGGGCCGAGCTCGGGGCCACCACGTCCATTTTCCCCAGCGACGAGGCCACCAAGGCCTTTTTGACCGCCATGGGCCGTCCCGAGGACTTCACGCCGCTTGCCGCCGATCCCGACGCCACCTACGACGAGGTGGTGGAGATCGACCTGTCGGCGCTGACCCCCATGGCCGCCGCGCCGCACATGCCCGACCGGGCCATTACCATCGCCGAGCTTGCCGGCATGAAGGTCGACCAGGCCTGCATCGGTTCCTGCACCAACTCTTCCTATGCCGACCTCATGGCCGTGGCCGACATCCTCGAAGGCAAGCGCATCGATCCCGCGACCGATCTGCTCATCGCGCCGGGCTCCAAGCAGGTGCTCAAGATGCTGGCCGCCAAGGGCCGCATCGACCCGCTTCTTGACGCCGGGGCGCGCATTCTGGAGTGCGCCTGCGGTCCGTGCATCGGCATGGGCGGCTCGCCGGTTTCCGGCGGCGTGAGCGCCCGCACCTTCAACCGCAATTTCGAGGGCCGCTCCGGCACCCAGGACGCCAAGGTCTATCTGGTCAGCCCGCAGACCGCGGCCGTGACCGCCCTGCGCGGCGAGTTTTCCGACCCGGCCACCTGGGGCGAGGCTCCGGCCAAGGCCACCTTGCCGGAGGGCGCCCCAAACATCCGCCATCTGTTCCTTTACCCGAAGGAAAGCGGCGAGGACGTGGAGATCCGGCGCGGCCCCAACATCGCGCCGCTGCCGCCTTTCACCCCGCTGCCGGACCGCATCGAGGCCAAGGTGGCGCTCAAGGTCGGCGACGACATCACCACCGACCACATCCTGCCGGCCGGGGCCCAGATCACGGCGCTTCGCTCCAACATTCCGGCGATCAGCGAATACATCTTCAGCCGGGTGGACGCCGAGTTCGTGCCGCGCATCAAAAAGCTCGGCAAGGGCATCATCCTCGGTGGCGAGAACTACGGCCAGGGCTCGAGCCGCGAACATGCGGCCCTCGGCCCGCGCTACCTGGGCGTGGCGGCGGTCGTCGCCAAGTCCATGGCCCGCATCCACCGGGCCAACCTGGTCAATTTCGGCATCCTGCCGCTTCTGCTCGTGAACGCTTCGGATTACGACCGGATTCCGGCCGGGGCGGATATCAGTATCGACACCAAGACCATCGCTCCGGGCGCGGTTTCCTCCATCACCGTGGAAGGCGTCGGTCCCGTGGCCGTCACCAACGACCTGACCGCCAAGGAGCTGGAGACCATACGAGCCGGCGGCCTGCTCAACAGCGTCCGGCAGTCCCGCGCGTAA
- a CDS encoding SurA N-terminal domain-containing protein, whose product MLDPMRKYAQSWGIKIVFGLIILVFVFWGVGSFRGDKATVLATIDGQPVLIKDYEKAYREAQRLVKNKNPDITDKELQDGGFRWQVFSNMVTSRLLEEQAKKLGVSVSADELRAEIAKIPAFQDKSKKFDAKRYENLLRANDVTPGEFEADFRQNLLLEKLAGFVSLPASVSEAEARSIFDFMREQAVIKYIMFKAEDFDKGITPTDEQIKAYYEARKDQFATPAKIKIDYVEFTPKALAQPDKVTDADIEAYYKANQKKYARPEQVKVRHFLIMLPADAPKSAVDAATAKLKDIAAKLKAGAAFASLLPKNPNNADGLIGEDWAWLPKGSLPKEFGPFEEKAFSLKNGEISEPVRTALGLHLIQAGERQAAGERPLSEVKDDIREELAERKASDKLTQSLDNMQDKIASGVDLGKAAADEKLPVKSADFFSKDNPPTDLGLSDQALGVLFSMKKGAVSDTPLSTQDGFLLARVSDIQPAGFQSLDDVKEAIKQRLIADEAQKRARAKADETAKAMETPAGEQKVLAEYKDKIQTSQPFSRQGFIPGLGMAPVLVQTAFEAKGPGWFKAAYGVTGGYVLASLDKKIPADPALWEKEKDRWLATLSQSKQSELFKAYLSTVQQGAKVEIVNQDILGPQPNAQAGAGAAGQAKGKK is encoded by the coding sequence ATGCTCGATCCCATGCGGAAATACGCCCAGTCCTGGGGCATCAAGATTGTTTTCGGCCTGATCATCCTGGTCTTCGTCTTTTGGGGCGTGGGCAGCTTTCGGGGCGACAAGGCCACGGTGCTCGCCACCATCGACGGCCAGCCCGTGTTGATCAAGGACTACGAGAAGGCCTACCGGGAAGCCCAGCGCCTGGTGAAAAACAAAAATCCCGACATCACGGACAAGGAGCTGCAGGACGGCGGCTTCCGCTGGCAGGTTTTCAGCAATATGGTGACCAGTCGGCTGCTGGAGGAGCAGGCCAAGAAACTCGGCGTGTCCGTTTCCGCCGACGAACTGCGGGCGGAGATCGCCAAGATTCCGGCCTTTCAGGACAAGTCCAAGAAGTTCGACGCCAAGCGCTACGAGAATCTCCTGCGGGCCAACGACGTGACCCCGGGCGAATTCGAGGCGGATTTCCGCCAGAACCTGCTGCTGGAAAAGCTGGCCGGCTTCGTCAGCCTGCCGGCGTCGGTGTCCGAGGCCGAGGCCCGCTCCATCTTCGACTTCATGCGCGAACAGGCCGTCATCAAGTACATCATGTTCAAGGCCGAGGACTTCGACAAGGGCATCACCCCCACCGACGAACAGATCAAGGCCTATTACGAGGCCCGCAAGGACCAGTTCGCCACGCCGGCCAAGATCAAGATCGACTACGTGGAATTCACGCCCAAGGCCCTGGCCCAGCCCGACAAGGTGACCGATGCCGACATCGAGGCCTACTACAAGGCCAACCAGAAGAAATACGCCCGGCCCGAGCAGGTCAAGGTGCGCCATTTCCTTATCATGCTGCCGGCCGACGCGCCCAAGTCCGCCGTCGACGCGGCCACGGCCAAGCTCAAGGACATTGCGGCCAAGCTCAAGGCCGGGGCGGCTTTCGCTTCCCTGCTGCCGAAAAATCCCAATAACGCCGACGGCCTGATCGGCGAGGACTGGGCCTGGTTGCCCAAGGGCAGCCTGCCCAAGGAATTCGGCCCGTTCGAGGAAAAGGCGTTTTCGCTGAAAAACGGCGAGATCAGCGAGCCCGTGCGCACGGCGCTTGGCCTGCACCTCATCCAGGCCGGCGAACGCCAGGCGGCCGGGGAACGCCCCCTGTCCGAGGTCAAGGACGACATCCGCGAGGAGCTGGCCGAACGCAAGGCCTCGGACAAGCTGACCCAGTCCCTGGACAACATGCAGGACAAGATCGCCTCGGGCGTGGATCTGGGCAAGGCGGCCGCCGATGAGAAGCTGCCGGTAAAAAGCGCCGACTTTTTCAGCAAGGACAATCCGCCCACGGACCTCGGCCTGTCCGACCAAGCCCTTGGCGTGCTGTTCTCCATGAAGAAGGGCGCCGTTTCCGATACGCCGCTGTCCACCCAGGACGGCTTTCTGCTGGCCCGGGTGTCGGATATCCAGCCGGCCGGCTTCCAGTCCCTGGACGACGTCAAGGAGGCGATCAAGCAGCGCCTTATTGCCGACGAGGCCCAAAAGCGCGCCCGGGCCAAGGCCGACGAAACGGCCAAGGCCATGGAAACCCCGGCCGGGGAGCAGAAGGTCCTGGCCGAGTACAAGGACAAGATTCAAACGTCCCAGCCCTTTAGCCGCCAGGGCTTCATCCCGGGCCTGGGCATGGCCCCGGTGCTGGTCCAGACCGCCTTCGAGGCCAAGGGACCGGGTTGGTTCAAGGCCGCCTATGGCGTGACCGGCGGATATGTGCTGGCCAGCCTGGACAAGAAGATTCCGGCCGACCCCGCCCTGTGGGAAAAGGAGAAGGATCGCTGGCTGGCGACGCTGTCCCAGTCCAAGCAGTCCGAACTCTTCAAAGCCTACCTGAGCACGGTGCAGCAGGGAGCCAAGGTCGAGATCGTCAACCAGGATATCCTGGGCCCCCAGCCGAACGCGCAGGCCGGCGCCGGCGCGGCCGGGCAGGCCAAGGGCAAGAAGTAG